Genomic segment of Sodaliphilus pleomorphus:
GAGATGCCCAGCGACACAGTGATTTGCTCGGGCTTGCCATTCATGGCATAGACGTCGCTGAAGTTGACGACGGCTGCCTTGTAACCCAGGTGCTTGAGCGGTGTGTAGGTGAGATCGAAGTGTATGCCCTCGAGCAACACATCGGTAGTAACCAGCGTGCGCAGCTTGGGGTCGTGGCTGTAGTCGAGCACGGCGCAGTCGTCGCCCACGCCATACTGTGTCGACTTGTTCTTGATTTTGAAATCCTTGGTAAGCTCGTCGATGAGCCCAAACTCGCCAAGGGTGCTTATTTCGGTTTCTGAATCTTGCATGATGATATGTGATGAGTAGTTTTATTATCCATTCAGTCTCACAGCCGGGCTATGAGTTCCTTCATGATGAGTGTCATGTGGGGTTCGGCTGCCGCAGCGGCCTTCTGCACGTCCTCGTGAGAGGCCTCTACAATTTCGGCCCCGCCGCCCAGGTCGGTAATGACCGAGATGCCAAACACCTGCATGTCCATGTGGCGGGCCACAATCACCTCGGGCACAGTGCTCATGCCCACGGCGTCGCCGCCTATCACGTGGAAAAAGCGGTACTCGGCCGGAGTCTCGAAGGTGGGACCCTGCACGCCCACATACACGCCCTCGCGCAGTGTGATGCCGTGAGCCTGGGCGATTGCCCGGGCCTGGGCGATGAGGTGGCGACTGTAGGCCTCGCCCATGGCTGGAAAGCGTGGGCCCAACTCGCTGTAGTTGTGGCCGCGCAGCGGGTGCTCGGGAAACAGGTTGATGTGGTCGGTGATGACCATGAGGTCGCCTATCTTGAAGTCGGGGTTCATGCCCCCGGCCGCATTGGAAACCAAGAGGGTTTTCACGCCCAGGGCGTGCATCACACGCACGGGGAAGGTCACCTCCTTCATGCTATAGCCCTCATAGTAGTGGAAACGGCCCTGCATGGCCATGATATACTTGTCGCCCAGATAGCCGAAGATGAGACGGCCCTTGTGGCCCTCGACTGTTGATACCGGGAAATTGGGTATCTCCTGATAGCGTATGTCGCTTTCAATCTTGATGTGGTCGACGAGTTCGCCCAGTCCTGTACCCAGAATGATGGCTGTGTCGGGCAGCTTGGCCACACGGCGGCTTATGTAATTGGCAGTGTGAGTGATTTTTTCAAGCCAGTTGATATTTTCTTCTTGCATGATGATAAATGTGTTTGGTTTGGGTCGTGTCGTTAATTTTTTTATCGGGGGCAATAGTGTTCAGGCCTGAATGCGCCTCACCAGCTCGGGAATGAACTCCCGGTCCTCGTAGTTGAGGAAGCCCACGCGTATGGGAATGTAGTAGATGTAGTCGCGCATCTCGGGGGGAAAATAGGCATTGTTGAGAATGCGCACAGCATCTTTCTCGGTCGTGACTATAAACTTGCGCCGGCCCTTGTGCTGGCTGTAGACTCGGGTGATGTCTTTGAAGTCCTCGCGCGTGTAGTCGTGGTGGTCGTCGTAGTGCATGACCCTGACGCCCGCCTGGAACTGGCGCAGGTATTTCACAAAGGGGCGCTGGTTGGCGATGCCGGTAAGGCCCAGGATGAAGTCGTCGCTCGACATCCACGACAGGTTGTCGAGCTTCACATTGGCCCTGGGAAACACAGGCACCGGGTTGCCGTAGTTCACATTGGAGAAAAAGAGCTCGGTCGACGGGAACAGTCCCAGTTTTTCCTTGATGAGCTTGATGTCGATAGGCTTAATGTCGTTGGGGCACTTGGTCACCACCACAAAGTCGGCCTGCTTCACCATGCGATACATGGGCTCGCGCAGGGTGCCCAAGGGCAGAAGCCTGTCGTTGTAGGGCATGCGGTTGTAGTCGCACAGCACAATGTTGACTTTGGGCTTCACATAGCGGTGCTGGAAAGCGTCGTCGAGCAGAAACAGGTTGATGGCAGGGTCGATCTTCAGCATTTCCTCGATGCCCTTGCGCCGGCTCTCGCACACGGCCAGCGCGATGTGGCCCAGAAACTTGTGGTATATCTGATAAGGCTCGTCGCCTATGTCGCGAGGTGTGAGCGTGTCGCGAGCCATGACAAAGCCGTGGGTCAAGCGCTTGTAGCCGCGGCTGAGCACGCCTATGTGATACTGCGGGTAGTTGGCCAGCAAGCCCTCGATGATGTATTCCACATGAGGCGTTTTGCCCGTACCGCCCACAGTGATGTTGCCCACCGACACGATGGGCACGTCATAGCTCGTTTCCTTGAGGATGCCAGCGTTGAAGGCAGCATTGCGACACCACACGCCCGTGCCATAGAGCCACGAGAATGGGGTGAGAAAGGCGTTGGCGATGTTTTGTCGCTGTTGCTTGTTCAATATTTTGGAAAAATCTATCACTATCGGTGTCGGCGCAACTTAACGCAAAATCTATTTTTCTATGTGTGTAGTAAAACTATTTCACTTCGATGGGCGGCATGAGGCACAGCACATGCCGGCGACCGGCCATGGCCTCGAGCTGGCGGTAGTAGGTGTAGAACACGCCCATCGACTGGGCCAGGCGCTCTTGCTGCTTCATGCCGTAGAGGCTTGAAAGCATGGCACGCAGGTCGACCTCGAGGTCGGGATATTCCTTCACCTCGTAGTAGCCGGTATTGAGACTGGCCTTCTTGGCCACCCAGTCGACAGCATCGGCCAGAGAGCCAAACTGGTCGACCAGGCCAATGCGCCGGGCGCTGATGCCGTCCCACACGCGGCCTTGTGCAATCTTCTTGATCGAGTCCTGGCTCACGCCGCGTCCGCTGGCCACGCGTTGTGTGAAGAGGTCATAGCCGCGATTGATGTAGTTTTGCATGGCTGCCAGCTGCACGGGGGTCATGGCCTTCGACACGATGCCATAGTCGGTGGCCATGTCGGCATTGGCGTTGGTCTTCACCACGCCCATGTGCACACCCAGCTTGTTCTCGATGAGCTCCTGGGCGCAGGGAATCATGCCAAAGATGCCAATGCTGCCCGTGATGGTGGTGCTGTCGGCAAAGATGCGCTGGGCGCCGCACGAGATGTAGTAGCCGCCCGATGCTGCATAGTCGCCCATCGACACGGCAAAGGTCTTGCCCGCCTGCTTAAACTGCTCGAGAGCACGCCATATCTGTTCTGACCCGAAGGCGCTGCCGCCGGGCGAGTTCACGCGCAGCACCAGGCCCTTCACGTCGTCGTCGTTGCGCAGCTCCTCGATGGTGGCAACCAGCTTCTCGCTGTCGATATTCTCACCGTCGGCCATAGGGCCGGCCGAGCCGTCGATCTCACCCACGGCATACACCACGGCCACAATGCCGTCTTTGTTGCTGCCGTTGTCGTAGTGCGAGGCCACAAGCTCGGGCGAGGCCAGGCGCAGGTCGTCGTCCTGCTCCAGCCCGGCGATGCGGCGTATCTTGTCTTCCATCTCAGGCTTGTAGCAGGTGCCGTCGATGAGTTTGCCGGCCTTGAGGGCAGGAGCCGTCATGGTGAGCATCAAGCTGTCGGCCATCGCATTGAACTGTGCCGGAGCTATGTCGCGGCTGCGGGCCATCTCGCCAGCCATCACGCGCCACACGTTGCCCAGAAACAGCGACTGCTGCTCGCGGTTGGCCGGACTGATGCTGTCGAGCATGAAGGGCTCTACGGCACTCTTGTAGGTGCCCACACGCAGTATCTGCATCTTCACACCCACCTTGTCGAGCAGCGTCTTGAAGTAGGGCGTCACCGCAGCCAAACCGTGCACGTCGACAGCCCCCACAGGGTTGAGCAGCACGCTGTCGGCAGCAGTGGCCACATAGTAGTCGCCTTGGCTGTAGCCCTGGTAGCCATAGGCTATCACAGGCTTGTGGCTGCTGGCCTTGAAGTCGAGCAAGGCATTGCGCAAGCTGCGCATCGTGGCTGCCGAGGCTTGCGCGCCCTGGCAGTCAAGATAGATGCCCTTTATTTTCTTTTCGGTCTTGGCAACTTCTATCGCCTTCACCATGTCGCTCAGGCTCGACGAACCTTCCTGACCCTGTACCATGGCCATCACGCTGGCGGCCCCCGAGACATCGGCACTGCGCTCGGCTATGGGACCCGAGAGCTTGATATAGAGCATCGAGTGGTCTTGTATCGACTGCACCTCGCTCTTGGCAAAAGCTGCCATGATCGAAAAGCTCACAGCCACTGCACACAGGCCAAACACCACGAGCGCCAAAAAGGCTCCCACCAGGGAACCGCACACGGTGAGTATGAATTTCTTCATCATAGTTTTGTCGTATAGTTATCTTCTTGTAAATTCCTTCTTATCAATCTGTCTTTAATATTGTGGGCACAGCCACGGCAAGAAGCCGTACCTATCAATTTTACAAAGTTAATCATTTATTTCACATTTTGCCATCAATTGCCTAAAAATTATGTTCCATCCCCTACAGCCAGGCCTGCCCCCCGCGGGCAACGGCATGCCGCCGCGTTTTTTTCAGGACGGCCGCTTTTGGAATATCGGGAAAAACGACTTAAATTTGCACGAGGCTTGTTGCCATGTGGGCAAAAACACACGGCACACGGCCCGACAATGAATTTTATGATATAGAAACCTCCCAAAAAACTTCAAAACGATGAACAAGAGCATCACAACCCTGCTACTGCTTGCAGCACTGCTGTGCCTGGCTGCATGTAGCAGCAAGACGATTGCAGCCCGCAAGCTGCAACACAGCGTCATTGCCTGGAATGCAGGCGACCAGCTGGCCGTGGCCAGGCTCGGCTACTTCCAAAGCGAGCAACAGCTCAAAGCCTCAAGGCACTATGCCCACTACACCGGCAAATACGGTCTCGCAGTCAGCACGCCCGTAGTCAAGACCGAGTGCGACGAGGCTTTCCTGGTGATCGTGCGCGACCCCAAGGCCAGGGTCACCGTGCACAAGCTCACTTTCGATATGGTTGCCGGCGGCGAGCCTCCTGCCACTGGCGAGGTGCTCTACCAGGGCGAGGGCAGCACGCCCTTCTTCCTGATGTGCAACATTTCGGACGTGTACCCCAACACCTGCTTGCGCGTGGTGAGCAGCACAGGCATTGTGACCGAATACTCGCCGCGCATAAGCCTACGCGATGGCGAGCTGCAATTGCCCGACAGCACTGCCGAGGGCCATGGCAGCGTGCTCGACATCACCGACTACTGGCTGAAATGAGCGTGCCCGAGGCACGAAAACAGCACCCAGCCGGGTTGCACATGCCGATTATTTTTCCGATATTTGTCCACATTGCAACCCAAAACCACATAAAATGAAAAAAATAGCGACATTGCTCATCGCTGCGCTGTGGGGCATCGCGGCATGGGCGGCTGCCGACATGCTTGGCACCTGGACGGGCAGCCTCGACGCGGGCGTGGCCCGCATCCCTCTTGTGCTTCATCTTGACTCCACCGGCTGCAGCCTCGACAGCCCGGCTCAAGGAGCCAGCGGCATCCCGTGCACGAGCCAGGTCGACGGCAACAACATCGACATAGGCATTCCATCGATAGGTGCAAGCTATCGCGGCACCATCGCGGGCGACAGCCTCAAGGGCACATTCACCCAAGGCGGCCACTCGCTTGCCCTCACCCTCACCCGCAAGGCGGAAAAGAAAGACACAGGGCCGCACAACTACCGCGAGGAGCAAGTGACCTTCGGGCACGGCAACGTGACACTGGCCGGCACACTCACCCTGCCCAAGGGCGGCAGCTGCGTGCCGGCGGTGGTACTCGTCACAGGCAGTGGGCCGCAAGACCGCGACGAGACCATCATGGGCCACAAGCCATTCAAGGCCATTGCCGACAGCCTGGGCAACCACGGCATCGCCGTGCTGCGCTATGACGACCGCGGCGTGGGTGGCTCGAGCATGGCCACAGGCTACGAGACCACGCGCGACTTTGCCCTCGACGCCACCGCAGCAGTGCGCTACCTGCTCAAGCGCCAGGAAATCGACCCCAAGCGCACGGGCTACATAGGGCACAGCGAGGGCGGCTCGATTGCCATACTCAACCACGCCGACGTGGCATTTGTCATCACCCTTGCCGCACCGGCTGTGAAAGGAAAAGACTTGATGATAAAGCAAAACGAAATGATAGCCAAAGCAACAGGCAACATGTGGAATGCCAGGCTGGCAGGTAGGGTCGACAGCGTGTTTACCCTCATCGACACTTGCCGCGATCAAGCCCTGCTCAAGACCAAGCTCGGCCGCTTTCCCGAGTTGAAAACACAGGTGGGCGCACTCACCTCGCCCTGGTATCGCGCCTTCGTCCAGCTCGACCCCACCCCCAGCCTCAAGGCCATGGGCAAGAGCCGGCAGCCCATGATGGCCTGCAACGGCGAGTGGGACGACCAAGTGAACTGCGACCAGAACCTCGGTGCCATA
This window contains:
- a CDS encoding alpha/beta fold hydrolase; translated protein: MKKIATLLIAALWGIAAWAAADMLGTWTGSLDAGVARIPLVLHLDSTGCSLDSPAQGASGIPCTSQVDGNNIDIGIPSIGASYRGTIAGDSLKGTFTQGGHSLALTLTRKAEKKDTGPHNYREEQVTFGHGNVTLAGTLTLPKGGSCVPAVVLVTGSGPQDRDETIMGHKPFKAIADSLGNHGIAVLRYDDRGVGGSSMATGYETTRDFALDATAAVRYLLKRQEIDPKRTGYIGHSEGGSIAILNHADVAFVITLAAPAVKGKDLMIKQNEMIAKATGNMWNARLAGRVDSVFTLIDTCRDQALLKTKLGRFPELKTQVGALTSPWYRAFVQLDPTPSLKAMGKSRQPMMACNGEWDDQVNCDQNLGAIARWVPCAAIKRYPQLNHLFQHCDSRDQALDYGGNSEDFNPQVIADIVAFIKGL
- the lpxK gene encoding tetraacyldisaccharide 4'-kinase, whose product is MNKQQRQNIANAFLTPFSWLYGTGVWCRNAAFNAGILKETSYDVPIVSVGNITVGGTGKTPHVEYIIEGLLANYPQYHIGVLSRGYKRLTHGFVMARDTLTPRDIGDEPYQIYHKFLGHIALAVCESRRKGIEEMLKIDPAINLFLLDDAFQHRYVKPKVNIVLCDYNRMPYNDRLLPLGTLREPMYRMVKQADFVVVTKCPNDIKPIDIKLIKEKLGLFPSTELFFSNVNYGNPVPVFPRANVKLDNLSWMSSDDFILGLTGIANQRPFVKYLRQFQAGVRVMHYDDHHDYTREDFKDITRVYSQHKGRRKFIVTTEKDAVRILNNAYFPPEMRDYIYYIPIRVGFLNYEDREFIPELVRRIQA
- the sppA gene encoding signal peptide peptidase SppA gives rise to the protein MMKKFILTVCGSLVGAFLALVVFGLCAVAVSFSIMAAFAKSEVQSIQDHSMLYIKLSGPIAERSADVSGAASVMAMVQGQEGSSSLSDMVKAIEVAKTEKKIKGIYLDCQGAQASAATMRSLRNALLDFKASSHKPVIAYGYQGYSQGDYYVATAADSVLLNPVGAVDVHGLAAVTPYFKTLLDKVGVKMQILRVGTYKSAVEPFMLDSISPANREQQSLFLGNVWRVMAGEMARSRDIAPAQFNAMADSLMLTMTAPALKAGKLIDGTCYKPEMEDKIRRIAGLEQDDDLRLASPELVASHYDNGSNKDGIVAVVYAVGEIDGSAGPMADGENIDSEKLVATIEELRNDDDVKGLVLRVNSPGGSAFGSEQIWRALEQFKQAGKTFAVSMGDYAASGGYYISCGAQRIFADSTTITGSIGIFGMIPCAQELIENKLGVHMGVVKTNANADMATDYGIVSKAMTPVQLAAMQNYINRGYDLFTQRVASGRGVSQDSIKKIAQGRVWDGISARRIGLVDQFGSLADAVDWVAKKASLNTGYYEVKEYPDLEVDLRAMLSSLYGMKQQERLAQSMGVFYTYYRQLEAMAGRRHVLCLMPPIEVK
- a CDS encoding purine-nucleoside phosphorylase codes for the protein MQEENINWLEKITHTANYISRRVAKLPDTAIILGTGLGELVDHIKIESDIRYQEIPNFPVSTVEGHKGRLIFGYLGDKYIMAMQGRFHYYEGYSMKEVTFPVRVMHALGVKTLLVSNAAGGMNPDFKIGDLMVITDHINLFPEHPLRGHNYSELGPRFPAMGEAYSRHLIAQARAIAQAHGITLREGVYVGVQGPTFETPAEYRFFHVIGGDAVGMSTVPEVIVARHMDMQVFGISVITDLGGGAEIVEASHEDVQKAAAAAEPHMTLIMKELIARL